TACGGAAAAGACAAAAAAATATCGGAAGCAGCACTTGGCGATGTATCGGTAATTCACGGAGTAGATGACAGACTTTTTATGGGGGATGTAGATACTCCCAAAGCCTTTGCTTTACGTAGAGAAACTTTACAACACGAATATGAAAGGAGATTATCGCCTGTAAACGGATTTGTTGGTGGTAGGATAGCTCTTATTCCGCATCAATTATACATTGCACATGAAGTAAGTTCGAGATATGCACCTCGTGTATTATTATCCGATCAGGTTGGTCTTGGAAAAACTATTGAAGCTTGTTTAATTTTACACCGTTTATTAGTAAGTGGCCGAATTTCGAGAGTACTAATTCTAGTTCCTGAATCATTAGTACATCAATGGTTTGTTGAAGTTTTACGTCGTTTTAATATGTGGTTTCATATTTTTGATGAAGAACGCTGTGCTTCACTTGACGAGAGTGCTCCTGATGGTAATCCATTTCTAGACAATCAACTTATTATTTGTAGTACAGAGTTTTTAGCAAATTCCGCAAAGCGAACTAAACAAGCATTAACTGCTGGTTGGGATATGCTTGTAGTAGATGAAGCTCATAATTTAGAATGGTCGGTTAACAAGGCTAGTACAGAATATAATATTGTAGCATTGTTAAGCAAAGTAGCAAAAGGATTATTACTTCTTACAGCGACTCCAGAACAATTGGGAGTAGAAAGTCATTTTGCCCGACTCCGATTATTAGATCCTAACAGGTATGCCAACTACGATGATTTTGTAAATGAATCTTCTGATCATAAAACTATTGCTAATATTATTGAAAAATTGCACCTCGGAAAAGATTTGAATACGAAGGATACCACGATTTTAAAATCTCTTTTCCCGAAAGAAAACCTAAAAGCAATAACGAAAGAAAAAAGTGTAGCAAAGGATAATCTTATTGAGAATTTATTGGATCAACATGGTCCTGGTAGAGTATTATTCAGAAATACCAGAGCTACCATGAGTGGGTTTCCAAAACGAAAAGCACACCTTATTTCTTTAGAGCCTACAAAAGATAAAGAACTCTGGATGGAGCGTTTAAGCAATGAGTTTACGCATGAAGTAACTCCAAGCGAAACAACCAATAAACAACAGTTTTGGTTTGCTAAAGATCCGCGTGTTGAATGGTTATTAACCACGATTAAAGAAATTCATCCTGCAAAAATACTGCTCATCTGTAAGAGCAAAGAAAAAGTACTGGCACTAGAAAAAGCATTAGTTAAACATGCCAATTTAAAAACAGCTATGTTTCATGAAGATCTTACCATAGTACAACGAGATAAAAATGCGGCATGGTTTTCTGAAATAAATGGAGCACAAATACTGCTTTGTTCTGAAATAGGGAGTGAAGGACGAAATTTTCAATTCGCGCATCATCTTATCTTATTCGACTTACCGTTACATCCTGAATTATTAGAACAACGAATAGGACGTTTAGATAGAATCGGACAAACTGAAGACATCCATATTCATATTCCCTACCTTGCTAATAGTAAACAACATTTGCTTGCAAAGTGGTTTCATAAAGGCTTAAATGCTTTTGAAAACAATATTGAAGGTGGAAATAAAATTGCTGAATTATTTGGTAATCGATTGCTTACTCTTTTAAAAGCACACGAAAACACGGCTAATAATTCAGAAATAAAAGCGTTGATTTCTGAAACTTCTAGTTTTCAAACAGCGCTTCTAAAAAATCTAGCAGATGGTCGTGATCGATTGCTAGAAATGAATTCTTTTCGCCCTAAAGTAGCCGGAAAATTAATAAAACAAATTCTATCAGAAGACAAAGACAAAAGTCTAGAAAGGTATT
This genomic stretch from Tenacibaculum sp. Bg11-29 harbors:
- the rapA gene encoding RNA polymerase-associated protein RapA, with translation MTIFFPNQRYTSKGEPELGVGILTNSNKGKIQLYFPTADETRMYALENAPLQRVVFKPGDTIKDTENQPLVIKRVEEEDNLYVYYGKDKKISEAALGDVSVIHGVDDRLFMGDVDTPKAFALRRETLQHEYERRLSPVNGFVGGRIALIPHQLYIAHEVSSRYAPRVLLSDQVGLGKTIEACLILHRLLVSGRISRVLILVPESLVHQWFVEVLRRFNMWFHIFDEERCASLDESAPDGNPFLDNQLIICSTEFLANSAKRTKQALTAGWDMLVVDEAHNLEWSVNKASTEYNIVALLSKVAKGLLLLTATPEQLGVESHFARLRLLDPNRYANYDDFVNESSDHKTIANIIEKLHLGKDLNTKDTTILKSLFPKENLKAITKEKSVAKDNLIENLLDQHGPGRVLFRNTRATMSGFPKRKAHLISLEPTKDKELWMERLSNEFTHEVTPSETTNKQQFWFAKDPRVEWLLTTIKEIHPAKILLICKSKEKVLALEKALVKHANLKTAMFHEDLTIVQRDKNAAWFSEINGAQILLCSEIGSEGRNFQFAHHLILFDLPLHPELLEQRIGRLDRIGQTEDIHIHIPYLANSKQHLLAKWFHKGLNAFENNIEGGNKIAELFGNRLLTLLKAHENTANNSEIKALISETSSFQTALLKNLADGRDRLLEMNSFRPKVAGKLIKQILSEDKDKSLERYLTKVFRHFDIEMEDRPSRTYYLKPTSIITETFPSIPQEGVSVTFNRKHALSREEISFLSWDHPMTTDAIDVVLSSGTGSASYGVLKATKSPGLLLEIIFVLETPTGQNIYVDRFLPNTPVRVVVDHTGKEVTNKYSIELLDKKLSTGQIDPLLDNETLVETLLPNMIKVATEIAEEQRTKEIANGLIRMNRTLKHEIDRLKILQGNNNNIRPEEIETALNEQLGLTSLIKNARIRMDAIQLIRKE